The following proteins come from a genomic window of Gallalistipes aquisgranensis:
- a CDS encoding phosphatidate cytidylyltransferase — MNPTANNILIRTLSGLVLLAVVLGTVLLSVWSFGILLAVIGGGSIWEFYRIAAATGLAPQRGFGTALGIALIAGGLTVAAGVCPPAVLAAFIPLTAAVFIAELYRKKENPLGNIAVTLAGVLYATLPLALLPFVGIREAGDEILYRPWVILSYIFIVWSNDIGAFLTGSALGRHRLFERISPKKSWEGFAGGIVAAVGVAILAGRMQGGDPLLWGALGAVVAVSGVWGDLVESMFKRSVGIKDSGRMMPGHGGFLDRFDAMLISAPFVFVYFIIFTL; from the coding sequence ATGAATCCGACGGCCAATAACATTCTGATCCGCACGCTGAGCGGCCTCGTACTGCTGGCGGTGGTACTGGGAACGGTACTCCTTTCGGTGTGGAGTTTCGGGATTCTGCTGGCCGTCATCGGAGGCGGGTCGATATGGGAATTCTACCGTATCGCCGCCGCGACGGGACTGGCCCCGCAGCGGGGATTCGGCACGGCGCTGGGTATCGCGCTGATCGCGGGAGGCCTCACGGTGGCGGCGGGCGTGTGCCCCCCCGCCGTACTGGCGGCGTTCATTCCGCTGACGGCCGCCGTCTTCATCGCGGAACTCTACCGTAAAAAGGAAAATCCGTTGGGCAATATTGCCGTCACGCTCGCGGGCGTGCTCTATGCGACGCTGCCGCTCGCCCTGCTCCCCTTCGTGGGCATCCGGGAGGCCGGGGACGAAATCCTCTACCGCCCGTGGGTGATTCTCAGCTACATCTTCATCGTATGGAGCAACGACATCGGGGCTTTCCTCACGGGAAGCGCCCTGGGACGTCACCGGCTCTTCGAAAGGATTTCCCCGAAAAAGTCATGGGAGGGATTCGCCGGAGGGATCGTCGCCGCGGTCGGCGTGGCCATACTGGCCGGCCGGATGCAGGGGGGCGATCCGTTGCTGTGGGGCGCGCTGGGTGCGGTGGTAGCCGTGAGCGGTGTGTGGGGCGACCTGGTGGAGTCGATGTTCAAACGCTCGGTCGGGATCAAGGATTCGGGCCGCATGATGCCGGGCCACGGCGGATTTCTCGACCGTTTCGACGCCATGCTGATCTCCGCCCCCTTTGTTTTCGTTTATTTTATTATCTTTACCCTGTAA
- a CDS encoding phosphatidylserine decarboxylase family protein, producing the protein MRINKEGYTIIAVTAGIAVAVSLLAILLLPLWLGWTLCGAMLLVLLFVAAFFREPERAVVREEGVVFAPADGTVVVIEQVAENEFLAEDRIQVSVFMSLSNVHINWFPVGGRVVYFRHHHGKYMVAWHPKSSEDNERTTTVVDTGRHTILFRQIAGLIARRIVSYAEEGKSVGQNDKCGFIKFGSRVDLMLPVGSEILVSIGDKVTGSQTPIARLPQ; encoded by the coding sequence ATGAGAATCAATAAAGAGGGATACACGATCATCGCCGTAACGGCCGGCATCGCCGTGGCGGTATCCCTGCTCGCCATACTGTTGCTGCCGCTGTGGCTGGGATGGACCCTCTGCGGCGCCATGCTGCTCGTGCTTCTGTTCGTGGCGGCCTTCTTCCGCGAACCGGAACGGGCCGTGGTCCGGGAGGAGGGCGTGGTCTTCGCCCCGGCCGACGGGACCGTGGTGGTCATCGAACAGGTGGCCGAGAACGAATTCCTCGCCGAGGACCGGATTCAGGTCTCGGTCTTCATGTCGCTGTCGAACGTCCATATCAACTGGTTCCCCGTGGGAGGCAGGGTGGTCTATTTCCGCCACCACCACGGGAAGTATATGGTGGCATGGCACCCGAAGTCGTCCGAGGACAACGAACGCACCACCACCGTGGTCGACACGGGACGGCATACGATCCTCTTCCGCCAGATCGCGGGCCTCATCGCCCGGAGGATCGTCTCCTACGCGGAGGAGGGAAAGAGCGTGGGACAGAACGACAAGTGCGGCTTCATCAAATTCGGTTCGCGCGTGGACCTGATGCTGCCCGTGGGATCGGAAATTCTGGTCTCGATCGGCGACAAGGTGACGGGCAGCCAGACCCCGATCGCCCGGCTGCCGCAATAA
- a CDS encoding AI-2E family transporter produces MTKLSKYIIGIAATAVILFLVWYFSNIVAYILVSAVLAIIGKPLVTLLSRLKIRRRHMPKWLAALLTLAFIWAVMVTFFTLFIPLVFDKLNEFSSLEIHQLIDSFREPLASLQELIVGLFGEQAQNFSLTDSLTRQIAPYFNINVINDILASIVSIIGNTVVALFSISFITFFFLKEDHLFFDMVVAVFPKKYEENISRALNSITVLLIRYFTGIVSESIIMMLAISIVLILFGLPAGTAFFIGLIMGILNVIPYIGPLIGGGLSLLIGLISPVAGISHTGMLFIIGGTILVCKGFDDFVLQPTLYSNRVKAHPLEIFLVILIAGSVAGVLGMLLAIPAYNVIRVFAKEFFNNFRLVQKLTEKI; encoded by the coding sequence ATGACCAAACTGTCGAAATACATCATCGGGATCGCCGCCACGGCGGTCATCCTCTTTCTGGTGTGGTATTTCAGCAATATCGTGGCCTACATCCTGGTCTCGGCCGTGCTGGCCATCATCGGCAAGCCGCTGGTGACGCTGCTCTCCCGGCTGAAAATCCGCCGCAGGCACATGCCCAAATGGCTGGCCGCCCTGCTGACGCTGGCCTTCATCTGGGCCGTCATGGTGACTTTCTTCACGCTTTTCATCCCGCTGGTGTTCGACAAGCTCAACGAGTTCTCCTCGCTGGAGATCCACCAGCTCATCGACTCGTTCCGCGAACCGCTCGCTTCGCTGCAGGAACTGATCGTCGGCCTTTTCGGGGAACAGGCGCAGAACTTCTCCCTGACCGACTCGCTCACCCGGCAGATCGCCCCCTATTTCAACATCAACGTCATCAACGATATTCTCGCCTCGATCGTCTCCATCATCGGGAACACGGTGGTGGCGCTCTTTTCCATCTCGTTCATCACCTTTTTCTTCCTGAAGGAGGACCACCTCTTCTTCGACATGGTGGTGGCCGTCTTCCCGAAAAAATACGAGGAGAATATCTCCCGGGCCCTGAACTCGATCACCGTGCTGCTGATCCGCTACTTCACGGGCATCGTCTCCGAGTCGATCATCATGATGCTGGCCATCTCGATCGTGCTCATACTATTCGGACTGCCGGCCGGCACCGCATTCTTCATCGGGCTCATCATGGGCATCCTGAACGTCATCCCCTATATCGGCCCCCTGATCGGCGGCGGTCTCAGCCTGCTGATCGGACTGATAAGTCCCGTGGCAGGCATTTCCCACACGGGCATGCTGTTCATCATCGGCGGTACGATCCTCGTATGCAAGGGATTCGACGACTTCGTGCTGCAACCCACCCTCTACTCCAACCGGGTCAAGGCGCATCCGCTCGAGATTTTCCTCGTGATCCTGATCGCAGGCAGCGTGGCGGGCGTTCTGGGCATGCTGCTGGCCATCCCCGCCTACAACGTGATCCGCGTATTCGCCAAGGAGTTCTTCAACAACTTCCGGCTGGTGCAGAAACTGACCGAAAAGATCTGA
- a CDS encoding replication-associated recombination protein A codes for MQNHIPLAERLRPRTLEEYIGQSHLVGPDGVFRRFLETGNVPSFILWGPPGVGKTTLAKLVAGTLDRPFYTLSAVTSGVKEVREVIEQARKQRFFNAAPPFLFIDEIHRFNKSQQDSLLGAVEQGVVTLIGATTENPSFEVISPLLSRCQVYVLKAQEDADLRILLDRALHQDTELKQRNIRVEETAALFTFAGGDARKLLNILDILTGATEGDVVINDRNVTECLQQNIALYDKNGEQHYDVISAFIKSVRGSDPNAAVYYLARMLAGGEDPKFIARRLVILAAEDIGLANPNALLLANACFDTVHKIGMPEARIPLSEATIYLATSPKSNSAYAAIGAALDFVNRDTTNRPVPLHIRNAPTKLMKNLGYGADYKYAHDYEGNFADQEFMPEGMSGRRFYMPGDNTHERTIAERIRNLWKGKY; via the coding sequence ATGCAAAATCACATTCCGCTGGCGGAACGCCTGCGTCCCCGCACCCTCGAAGAGTATATCGGCCAGAGCCATCTGGTCGGTCCGGACGGCGTGTTCCGCCGTTTTCTGGAGACGGGCAACGTCCCCTCCTTCATTCTCTGGGGGCCTCCCGGAGTGGGGAAGACCACGCTGGCGAAGCTGGTGGCCGGTACGCTGGACCGTCCTTTCTATACGCTTTCGGCCGTCACTTCGGGTGTCAAGGAGGTGCGCGAGGTGATCGAACAGGCCCGGAAACAGCGCTTTTTCAATGCGGCGCCGCCGTTCCTGTTCATCGACGAGATACACCGGTTCAACAAGTCGCAGCAGGATTCCCTGCTGGGGGCCGTCGAACAGGGCGTGGTGACGCTGATCGGGGCCACGACCGAGAACCCCTCCTTCGAGGTGATCTCCCCGCTCCTCTCCCGCTGCCAGGTCTATGTCCTGAAGGCGCAGGAGGATGCCGACCTGCGTATCCTGCTCGACCGCGCCCTGCACCAGGACACGGAGCTCAAGCAGCGCAATATCCGGGTCGAGGAGACGGCCGCCCTCTTCACCTTCGCCGGAGGCGATGCCCGCAAGCTGCTCAATATCCTCGACATTCTCACCGGTGCCACGGAGGGCGACGTGGTCATCAACGACCGGAACGTCACCGAGTGTCTCCAGCAGAATATAGCCCTCTACGACAAGAACGGCGAGCAGCACTACGACGTGATCTCGGCCTTCATCAAGTCGGTGCGCGGGAGCGATCCCAATGCGGCGGTCTACTACCTGGCCCGGATGCTGGCCGGGGGCGAAGACCCGAAGTTCATCGCCCGCCGGCTGGTGATCCTGGCGGCCGAGGACATCGGGCTGGCCAACCCCAACGCTCTGCTGCTGGCCAACGCCTGTTTCGATACGGTGCACAAGATCGGGATGCCCGAGGCACGTATTCCCCTTTCGGAGGCGACGATCTATCTGGCGACCAGTCCCAAGAGCAATTCGGCCTATGCGGCCATCGGGGCGGCGCTCGATTTCGTGAACCGGGATACCACGAACCGTCCCGTCCCGCTCCACATCCGCAACGCTCCCACCAAGTTGATGAAGAACCTCGGTTATGGAGCCGATTACAAGTACGCCCACGATTACGAGGGAAATTTCGCCGACCAGGAGTTCATGCCCGAGGGAATGTCCGGCAGAAGGTTCTACATGCCGGGCGACAATACACACGAGCGTACGATCGCCGAGCGGATCAGGAATCTCTGGAAAGGGAAATACTGA
- a CDS encoding metallophosphoesterase family protein, with amino-acid sequence MKKIGLISDTHGCFDGKLRGFLAETDEIWHAGDIGTIELSDEIAAFKPLRAVRGNADGGTVRIAWPEFDLFDCEGFRVLMTHIGGYPGRYDRRAWARIAADRPSIFVAGHSHILKVQFDKKNDLLYLNPGAAGCYGFHHVRTALRFEIDGTDIRNLEVGEWPR; translated from the coding sequence ATGAAAAAGATCGGACTCATATCGGACACCCATGGCTGTTTCGACGGCAAACTGCGCGGGTTCCTCGCCGAAACGGACGAAATCTGGCACGCCGGCGACATCGGCACCATCGAACTCTCGGACGAGATCGCCGCCTTCAAGCCACTGCGGGCCGTACGAGGGAATGCCGACGGAGGGACGGTGCGCATCGCATGGCCGGAATTCGACCTGTTCGACTGCGAGGGGTTCCGGGTGCTGATGACCCACATCGGCGGCTACCCCGGCCGCTACGACAGGCGGGCGTGGGCCCGTATCGCGGCCGACCGTCCCTCGATCTTCGTCGCCGGGCACTCCCACATTCTGAAGGTTCAATTCGACAAAAAAAACGATCTGCTCTACCTCAATCCCGGCGCGGCAGGATGCTATGGCTTCCACCACGTTAGAACGGCCCTGCGTTTCGAAATCGACGGTACGGACATCCGGAACCTCGAGGTGGGCGAATGGCCCCGATAA
- a CDS encoding ATP-dependent Clp protease ATP-binding subunit gives MQIRHSKALEQLLAQSLAEARRMGLEQICPDRIFLGMAGERNCHAFHILQKLLKEWELHQVKTRVERDLAKTVLKSRKKNDETTSAAALCERMETVYNRLTPHAGVLNTGHLLVALLEDRSLPSTRALESYHVSPEAVTEYLVQLPAEEDFYEDLRALERMSNTQIEIRNFEGIHPPGEEDGYYESESTGTSPRKSGRRSSRTDSVLEKHATNLTRAAADGEIDPVVGREQEIERLIQILGRRKKNNPILIGEAGVGKSAIVEGLALRIARREVPHSLRGKTLYSLDVTSLVAGTKYRGQFEERIQALLSELTQNRDIILFIDEIHTIVGAGSTQGSLDTANILKPALARGELQCIGATTLDEYRESIESDSALERRFQKILVEPTTKAQTLEILRNIKPHYEKHHYVHYTEEALRACVELTERYITDRQFPDKAIDVLDEAGSKAHIFQVKEPALLGELESRIEEAGRRKREAIERQEYEQAAEIRIREVALKNRLTESRAGWQRELAMNPVVVRGEHIEQVITSMTGIPVEKVSQGEQARLRDMERHLGNIVIGQESAVEKVTRSILRSRSGLKDPDKPIGVFMFVGPTGVGKTHLAKELSRWLFDRKEALVRVDMSEYSEKHNVSRLIGSPPGYVGYNEGGQLTESVRRQPYAVVLFDEIEKAHPDVFNIMLQIFDDGQLTDGLGRKVDFRNTIIIMTSNVGSRAVTRSSNVVGYNTGNKCTIELTNREAGYRKALEETFAPEFINRIDDIVIFNTLSQEDVGRIVDLELAELNDRVTALGYRLEITPEAKARLAEMGYQARYGVRSLKRTILEQVEEPLAQKIVDGEIGRGDVIEIGCADSAIELLKKAV, from the coding sequence ATGCAAATCAGACATTCGAAAGCACTGGAACAACTACTGGCGCAGAGCCTCGCCGAGGCCCGGAGAATGGGTCTGGAACAGATATGCCCGGACAGGATTTTCCTGGGAATGGCGGGCGAACGGAACTGTCATGCCTTCCACATCCTGCAGAAACTGCTCAAGGAGTGGGAACTGCACCAGGTCAAGACGCGCGTGGAGCGCGACCTGGCAAAAACGGTTCTGAAAAGCAGGAAGAAAAACGACGAAACGACATCCGCCGCAGCGCTCTGCGAACGGATGGAGACAGTCTACAACCGTCTCACCCCGCACGCGGGCGTACTGAACACGGGACACCTGCTGGTGGCCCTGCTCGAAGACCGCAGCCTGCCCTCGACCCGGGCGCTGGAGTCATACCACGTCTCGCCGGAGGCGGTGACCGAATACCTCGTACAGCTTCCGGCCGAGGAGGATTTCTACGAAGACCTCCGGGCGCTGGAACGGATGAGCAACACGCAGATCGAAATCCGGAATTTCGAAGGCATCCATCCCCCGGGGGAGGAGGACGGTTACTACGAATCGGAAAGCACCGGGACCTCTCCCCGCAAGAGCGGCCGGCGGAGTTCCCGTACCGATTCCGTACTGGAGAAGCATGCCACGAACCTGACGCGGGCTGCGGCCGACGGGGAGATCGACCCCGTGGTGGGACGCGAACAGGAGATCGAACGGCTGATCCAGATACTCGGGCGCCGCAAGAAAAACAATCCGATCCTGATCGGCGAAGCCGGCGTGGGCAAGAGCGCCATCGTAGAAGGGCTGGCCCTGCGCATCGCCCGCCGCGAGGTGCCTCACTCGCTGCGGGGCAAGACGCTCTATTCGCTGGACGTCACCTCGCTGGTGGCCGGGACCAAATACCGGGGACAGTTCGAGGAGCGCATCCAGGCCCTGCTGTCGGAGTTGACGCAGAACCGGGACATCATCCTGTTCATCGACGAGATACACACGATCGTGGGGGCCGGCAGCACGCAGGGCAGCCTCGACACGGCCAACATCCTCAAGCCGGCGCTGGCCCGCGGCGAACTGCAATGCATCGGGGCCACCACGCTGGACGAATACCGCGAGAGCATCGAGAGCGACAGCGCACTGGAACGCCGTTTCCAGAAGATTCTGGTCGAACCGACCACGAAGGCACAGACGCTGGAGATACTCCGCAACATCAAGCCCCACTACGAAAAACACCACTACGTACACTACACGGAGGAGGCGCTGCGGGCCTGCGTGGAGCTGACCGAACGGTACATCACCGACCGCCAGTTCCCCGACAAGGCGATCGACGTACTGGACGAAGCGGGTTCGAAGGCCCACATCTTCCAGGTGAAGGAGCCCGCCCTGCTGGGCGAGCTCGAAAGCCGGATCGAAGAGGCCGGACGGCGGAAAAGGGAGGCCATCGAGCGTCAGGAGTACGAGCAGGCCGCCGAAATCCGCATCCGGGAAGTGGCCCTGAAAAACCGGCTGACCGAAAGCCGGGCCGGCTGGCAGCGCGAACTGGCCATGAACCCGGTAGTGGTGCGCGGTGAACACATCGAACAGGTTATCACCTCGATGACGGGCATTCCCGTAGAAAAGGTGTCGCAGGGGGAACAGGCCCGCCTGCGCGACATGGAGCGTCACCTCGGCAACATCGTGATCGGACAGGAGAGCGCCGTGGAGAAGGTGACCCGGTCGATCCTGCGGAGCAGGTCGGGACTGAAAGACCCCGACAAGCCGATCGGAGTGTTCATGTTCGTCGGTCCCACGGGCGTAGGGAAGACCCATCTGGCCAAGGAACTCTCCCGCTGGCTGTTCGACCGGAAGGAGGCGCTGGTGCGGGTGGACATGAGCGAATACTCGGAGAAGCACAACGTCAGCCGGCTGATCGGCTCGCCCCCGGGATACGTGGGCTACAACGAAGGGGGACAGCTGACCGAGAGCGTCCGCCGGCAGCCTTACGCCGTGGTGCTGTTCGACGAGATCGAAAAGGCCCATCCGGATGTCTTCAACATCATGCTCCAGATTTTCGACGACGGACAGCTGACCGACGGTCTGGGACGCAAGGTCGATTTCCGCAACACGATCATCATCATGACCTCTAACGTGGGTTCGCGGGCCGTGACCCGGAGCAGCAACGTGGTCGGGTACAACACGGGCAACAAATGCACGATCGAACTGACCAACCGCGAGGCAGGCTACCGCAAGGCGCTGGAGGAGACCTTCGCTCCGGAGTTCATCAACCGGATCGACGACATCGTCATCTTCAACACGCTCTCGCAGGAGGATGTCGGCCGGATCGTCGACCTGGAGCTGGCCGAACTGAACGACCGGGTGACAGCCCTCGGCTACCGGCTCGAAATCACACCGGAGGCCAAGGCGCGGCTGGCGGAGATGGGCTACCAGGCCCGCTACGGAGTGCGTTCGCTCAAGCGCACGATCCTCGAACAGGTGGAGGAGCCTCTCGCGCAGAAGATCGTGGACGGCGAGATAGGCCGGGGCGACGTGATCGAAATCGGATGCGCCGACAGCGCCATCGAACTGCTGAAAAAAGCCGTATGA
- a CDS encoding MATE family efflux transporter, translated as MPNFFDRYRDQYRRNLALAIPVVLSQAGQVVVQLVDNAMVGRLGALPLAAVSFGGSVFFMLMIVGVGISLGLTPLVGVSFSQRDHRSSAVYLQNAVLLYGILSLVLFGLSQAIVPFMHRMGQPPEVVEMAIPYFNYIAWSLIPLLLFLAFKQFLEGVGNTRVAMTIIISSNLVNIVFNYLFIYGKFGFPEMGAAGAGLATLISRIITPVWVILYFRRKASFNRYFTFFRWGNFAWKRIRALLTMGIPISMQMFMEGSAFVLTGIMMGWIGTYQIAGHQITTVISNLAFMIVLGIGAATTIRVSHEYGQGNPVALKLAATASYHIGLAWNVFTALVFILLRNYIPLLFTSDPEVVKVASTLLLFAAMFQISDGLQVISIGILRGLQDVKITTVIAFFSYIVINLPAGYFFAFVLGLGAPGLWMGLILGLSVAAVLLIQRFRRQYARLVARTPAEGARK; from the coding sequence ATGCCGAACTTTTTCGACCGATACAGGGACCAGTACCGCAGGAACCTCGCGCTGGCCATCCCCGTCGTGCTCTCGCAGGCGGGACAGGTGGTCGTGCAGCTGGTGGACAACGCCATGGTGGGGCGCCTGGGAGCCCTGCCGCTGGCTGCCGTATCGTTCGGTGGCTCGGTATTCTTCATGCTGATGATCGTGGGCGTGGGAATTTCGCTCGGGCTGACGCCGCTGGTGGGCGTCTCCTTCTCCCAGCGCGACCACCGCAGTTCGGCCGTCTACCTCCAGAACGCCGTGCTTCTCTACGGCATACTGAGCCTCGTGCTGTTCGGGCTCTCGCAGGCGATCGTCCCCTTCATGCACCGCATGGGCCAGCCGCCCGAAGTGGTGGAGATGGCGATCCCCTATTTCAACTATATCGCCTGGAGCCTCATCCCGCTGCTGCTTTTCCTCGCCTTCAAACAGTTCCTGGAAGGAGTGGGCAACACCCGGGTGGCGATGACGATCATCATTTCGTCGAACCTGGTGAACATCGTGTTCAACTACCTGTTCATCTACGGCAAGTTCGGCTTTCCCGAAATGGGAGCTGCCGGGGCCGGGCTCGCCACGCTGATCTCCCGCATCATCACACCCGTCTGGGTGATCCTCTACTTCCGGAGGAAGGCTTCGTTCAACCGGTACTTCACCTTTTTCCGATGGGGAAACTTCGCGTGGAAACGGATCAGGGCGCTGCTCACCATGGGCATCCCGATCTCCATGCAGATGTTCATGGAGGGATCGGCCTTCGTGCTCACGGGCATCATGATGGGATGGATCGGCACCTACCAGATCGCCGGCCACCAGATCACGACCGTCATCTCGAACCTCGCGTTCATGATCGTGCTGGGAATCGGCGCCGCCACCACGATCCGGGTCAGCCACGAATACGGGCAGGGAAACCCCGTTGCACTGAAACTCGCCGCCACCGCGTCGTACCACATAGGTCTGGCATGGAACGTATTCACCGCACTGGTGTTCATCCTGCTGCGCAACTACATTCCGCTCCTGTTCACCTCCGACCCGGAAGTGGTGAAGGTGGCCTCCACGCTGCTGCTTTTCGCGGCGATGTTCCAGATATCGGACGGGCTGCAGGTGATCTCGATCGGCATTCTCCGTGGGTTGCAGGACGTGAAGATCACCACCGTGATCGCCTTTTTCTCCTATATCGTGATCAACCTGCCGGCCGGATACTTTTTCGCCTTCGTGCTGGGACTGGGCGCCCCCGGCCTCTGGATGGGACTGATTCTCGGACTGTCGGTCGCCGCCGTGCTGCTGATCCAGCGTTTCCGCAGGCAGTATGCCCGGCTCGTGGCCCGCACTCCGGCGGAGGGTGCGAGGAAATAA
- a CDS encoding PSP1 domain-containing protein — protein sequence MDCKDHKEGCSLDMGRGCEFCRREGETTARACEGCYKLHSTDWLEGYPDNFPDDIFEVRFKNTRRSYYRNVNNLPLKRGDIVAVEASPGHDIGIVSLTGDMVAKQMKRVGFNPQNGEFKKIYRKAKPYDIEKWQEAIALEHGTMIRSRQIAADMGLNMKIGDVEYQGDKIKAIFYYIADERVDFRELIKVFAEHFRIRVEMKQIGARQEAGRIGGLGSCGRQLCCASWISSFVSVTTNSARHQEISLNPQKLAGQCGKLKCCLIYELDTYMDARREIPRINQPLQTLEGEYYLVKTDILGRTMSFSTSPNSMVGVVTLPVARVREILEINKRGKKADRLIDIDLTAAAEEEPDFVNVIGEESITRFDNKKREGRGRNRGRGRDRGRGGNGQNDNRQSAQGQGGEAGPKPDNGNQPRGGNGKGGDRNRNNRTGGNNRQAAGNGQPNDSAASAQGTPSGNGTGGDRRPRPKRHKKPGNRGGNNPGGNQTAGGGPLA from the coding sequence ATGGACTGCAAAGATCATAAAGAGGGCTGCTCGCTCGACATGGGACGCGGCTGCGAATTCTGCCGCAGGGAGGGCGAAACCACGGCCCGCGCCTGCGAAGGATGCTACAAACTCCACTCTACCGACTGGCTGGAGGGCTATCCCGACAACTTTCCGGACGACATTTTCGAAGTCCGTTTCAAAAATACGCGCCGCAGCTACTACCGCAACGTCAACAATCTGCCGCTCAAGCGGGGCGACATCGTGGCGGTGGAGGCCTCTCCCGGCCACGACATCGGCATCGTCTCGCTCACGGGCGACATGGTGGCCAAGCAGATGAAGCGGGTGGGGTTCAATCCGCAGAACGGAGAATTCAAGAAGATATACCGGAAAGCCAAGCCCTACGACATCGAAAAATGGCAGGAGGCGATCGCGCTGGAGCACGGGACGATGATCCGTTCGCGGCAGATCGCGGCCGACATGGGGCTGAACATGAAGATCGGCGACGTGGAGTACCAGGGCGACAAGATCAAGGCCATCTTCTATTACATCGCCGACGAACGGGTCGATTTCCGCGAACTGATCAAGGTCTTCGCCGAGCACTTCCGCATCCGGGTGGAGATGAAGCAGATCGGAGCCCGGCAGGAAGCGGGGAGGATCGGGGGACTGGGTTCGTGCGGACGGCAGTTGTGCTGTGCCTCGTGGATCTCGAGTTTCGTCTCGGTCACGACCAATTCGGCCCGGCACCAGGAGATTTCGCTCAATCCGCAGAAACTGGCCGGCCAGTGCGGCAAGCTCAAATGCTGTCTGATCTACGAACTGGACACCTACATGGACGCCCGCCGGGAGATTCCCAGGATCAACCAGCCGTTGCAGACGCTCGAAGGGGAGTATTATCTGGTCAAGACCGACATTCTCGGCCGCACGATGAGTTTCAGCACCAGTCCCAATTCGATGGTCGGGGTGGTGACGTTGCCCGTGGCCCGCGTCCGTGAAATCCTGGAGATCAACAAGCGGGGCAAGAAGGCCGACCGGCTGATCGACATCGACCTGACCGCCGCCGCAGAGGAGGAGCCCGATTTCGTGAACGTGATCGGAGAGGAGAGCATCACCCGTTTCGACAACAAGAAACGCGAAGGACGGGGCAGGAACCGGGGACGGGGACGCGACCGCGGACGGGGAGGCAACGGACAGAACGACAACCGGCAGAGCGCACAGGGACAGGGCGGCGAGGCAGGGCCGAAACCCGACAACGGGAATCAGCCGCGCGGCGGAAACGGCAAGGGCGGCGACCGCAACCGGAACAACCGGACGGGCGGCAACAACCGCCAGGCTGCCGGAAACGGGCAGCCCAACGACTCCGCGGCCTCCGCACAGGGAACCCCGTCCGGAAACGGCACGGGCGGCGACCGCCGTCCGCGACCCAAACGCCACAAGAAGCCCGGGAACCGCGGCGGGAACAATCCGGGAGGGAACCAGACGGCAGGAGGCGGTCCTCTGGCATAA
- a CDS encoding gliding motility lipoprotein GldH, producing the protein MRVLLGIGCAVLLWGCMADHRVFMADVNPLGWKTGDAVTAEFPNGDTVSFCNLYVVVRYDERAAGREVPLTVETLAPDSLAVGETITVRIPRRTFDRAIERNSVFFEREEPYRLRARLQRQGVYRFRFTPVGTTPVEGIAAIGIRAVPDGGR; encoded by the coding sequence ATGCGAGTGCTTCTCGGCATCGGCTGTGCGGTGCTGTTATGGGGGTGTATGGCAGACCACAGGGTATTCATGGCCGACGTGAACCCCTTGGGCTGGAAGACCGGCGACGCCGTCACCGCAGAATTTCCCAACGGAGACACCGTTTCGTTCTGCAACCTGTACGTAGTCGTCCGCTACGACGAACGTGCCGCCGGACGGGAGGTGCCGCTGACCGTCGAGACCCTGGCACCCGATTCGCTCGCCGTCGGGGAGACGATCACGGTGCGGATTCCCCGCAGAACATTCGACCGGGCCATCGAACGGAACTCCGTCTTTTTCGAACGGGAGGAACCCTACCGGCTACGCGCCCGGCTGCAGCGGCAGGGGGTGTACCGGTTCCGTTTCACTCCGGTCGGGACAACGCCCGTGGAGGGAATCGCAGCGATCGGCATCCGGGCCGTCCCGGACGGCGGGCGATGA